Part of the Alphaproteobacteria bacterium genome is shown below.
CGGTTTCACGCCGAAGAAGCAGCGCAGATTCTTCAAGGCGCTGGGCAGGACGGGCTGCCTCAGCGATGCGGCGCGAAAGGCGGGGATATCGCGCAACACGGTGCGGCGGCATCGGATTAAATGGCCGGACTTCGAGGCCAAGGTCCAGGCGGCGCTGGCGATGGCGGCGACCGAGCTCGAGACCATCGCCTGGAAGCGCGCGGTCGAGGGCGTGCCGGAGGTGGTGATCCGCGACGGCAAGGTCGCGTGGATCAAGATCAAGCCTTCGGACGCGATCCTGAGGCTTCTGCTGCAGGGCGCCAATCCGAAGAAATACGGGCGGACGGGAGGCGCCGGGGCTGTGAAGCCGGCGAAATCGCCGCGGGTGGCGACCAACGCGGAGGTGCGCGAGGCGCTGGCCGGGCGGCTCGCCGCGTTCCGGGAGCGGGTGCGGGCGGAGGCGAAAGCTAAGAGGCGGATTGAGGCCGCTCCGGAGTTTTCCGCGAACGCCGAAACCCCTCACCCCGACCCTCTCCCTATGGGAGAGGGAGGAAGACTGCCCAATCGAGAGTAGCGCCCCGGCCGGCTGGACCGTGATCCGCTTCTGGAACAGCGCGGTGAACGAAAATCCGGAGGGCGTGGCGGAGGCTATTTTGCTCAAGGCCGCCGAGTGCCTCGGCGGCACCCACCCCCAACCCCTCCCTTCCAGGGAGGGGAGGAGAAGGAGGCGGCGCTTCGGCCGCTCTGGGTGGCGACGTCACGGTACCATTGTACCGTGACGTCGATCAGGCTCCGCTGCGCGGACCTGTCGGCCGGCGTTCGCCGTCTCCGGGCATAGCGCAGAGCGCTATGCCCGGGCGGCTCCTGACTACCGGTTCAGCGGATGGACGCTGAGCACCGTGTTGGTGCGGGCGTCGATCTCGTAGATCGCCCGGCCGTCGGAGCGGTAATAGGTGCCGTAGCCGTCGCGATACATGGAGCGATATTCGCTCGGCACCGCGTAGAGGTTGCTCGGCACGCGCTGGCCGACGCGGAAGCAATCGCGGCCGAACACGCTGTCGATCAGCGCGCCGACGCCGCTGCGGCTTTCGCAGACGACCTCCTCATAAGGTCCGCCCTGGCCGTAATAGCCGGGGGCCGCGCCATAGGGGGCCACGCCGGCGCCATAGGCGCCGTAGGCGCGGTCGTCATAGCCATAGCGCTCGTTGCGGTCCCAGGCGCCGCCATCGGCGTAGCGCATGTCCTGCCGGACCGACCGGATTCGCCGCTGCAGATCGAAGCGCTCGCTTTCGGTCAGGCCGTTATAGGACAGGCGCTGCTCCACGCGGGCGAGGTCGTCGAGCTCGCGGCGGAGGCGATAGGCTTCGCGGGAATCGATCGTCCCGGCGCGGATTCCGGCGTCGAGCCGCTGATGAAGCTGGCTGATGCGGACGTCGTAGGAATTGTCCACGCCATATTGGCTGGGGACGGTGCGGTAGGGGGCGGAATAATATTGGGCGGCCGCCGGGGCGGCCGCGCCGAGCGCCGAAGCGGCGGCGGCCAACAAAAGCATCTTCCTCATGGGTACTCTCCTCATCACGCGCCCCACGAGCTCTCAAGAAGGGTATTAACGCATGTAAGCGGCGAGGGTTTCCCCCTAAGGACTCAGCGCCCCAGCAGCACCCGCGCCTGGGTGGCGATCTGGGCGAGCATCGGGGCGGTGGTGACCGAGGCGGTGCGCGCGCGCTCGACGGTGCGGCGGAACTGCTCGATTCGCGGGCCCTGGCTGGCGACCCATTTGTCGACCACACCCTTGGGATCGTCCGACTTGCGCCGCTCGAGGAATTCGAGCCGGAGCTGCTCGAAATCGCGGGCGAGGCCGGCGGTCAGCAGCCGCTCCCACTGGTCGCGCGCCTCGAAATGGTTGGCCGCGTTCTGCGCCCAATCGAGCCCGAGCGCCTCGCCGAGCTTGGTGTAGGCGCGGGTCAGCTGGACCTCGTCGATGCCGAGCTTGCGCCCGAGCATGGCGAGGCCGATCGCCGCGTTGAGCTCGAGCAGGCGAACGATGCGGTCGGCGATGCCCCGCGGGGCGCCGATCTCGTCGAGCTCGGCGCGGAGCGTCCCCGCCTCGGCCTTGGCTTCGGGCCGCAGCAGATCCTCGACCATCGCGCCGAGCTTCTGGAGGCCGGGCCTCAGCATCTCGACCAGCTGCCCCGGAGTCATGTCGGGCGAGGTCACGCGCAGAAGGTCCGCGATGTGCATCTGAAGCGCCGAGGCCGCGCGGGCGAACAGAGCGAGGCGCACATCCTCCGGCACCGCGGCCTGGTCGAGCTCGGCCCAGAGCTTGTCCATGTCGAACAGGCGCTCGGCGGCGAGGAAGGCGGCCGCGGCCTGGTTGAACGAGGCGCCCTCCTCCTCGGTCAGCGAGAAAGGGGCGATGATTCCGAGCCGGTTGACGAAGCGGTTGGCGACCTTGGTGGCGATGATCTCCTTCTTCAGCCGGTGGTTGAGAATCGCCGGCTTGTGCGCTTTTTGCATCTGCGGCGGGAAGGCGGCGAGGAGCTCGGCCTCGAGCGTCGGGTCGCTGGTGAAGGTGCCGCCCTCGATCGCGGCCTGGAGCCGCATCTTGGAGGTCGACAGGAGCACCGCCAGCTCGGGCCGGGTGAGGCCGAGATTCTGCTGGGCGCGGCGAAGCAGGTCCTCGTTCGAGGCGAGCCCCTCGACGGCGCGGTTGAGCTTCCCGCTCTCCTCGAGAATCTCGATCGCCCGGACCAGCAGCGGGAGATCGCGCGCGCCGCCCTGCTCGGCGATCGACAGCGCCAGGGTCTGAAGGCGGTTGTCCTCGAGCACGATCGCGGCGACCTCGTCGGTCATCTCCGCTAGCAACAGGTTGCGCTCATCGAGCCCGAGCCGCCCCTCCGCCATCTCGCGGTTGAGCGGGATCTTGATGTTGACCTCGTTGTCCGAGCAATCGACTCCGGCCGAATTGTCGATGAAGTCGGTGTTGATCCGCCCGCCCGACTGGCTGAACTCGATCCGGCCGGCCTGGGTGATGGCGAGGTTCGCGCCCTCGCCGATCGCCTTGACGCGGAGCTCGGCCGCGTTGACCCGGACCCCGTCGTTGCCGGGATCGCCGACCTCGGAATGGCTTTCGCCGCGGGCCTTGATGTAGGTGCCGATGCCGCCGAACCAGAGCAGGTCGGCCTCGATCTTGAGGATCGCGTTGATCAAAGTCGCCGGATCGACCTTGTCGGCGGCGAGGCCGAGCATGGCGCGGACCTCCTTCGACAGCGGGATCGACTTCTGGCTTCGCGGGAAGATTCCGCCGCCCTTGGAGATCAGCGCCTTGTCGTAATCGGCCCAGGAGGAGCGGGGCAGATTGAACATCCGCTTGCGCTCCTTCCAGCTCTTCGCCGGATCGGGATCGGGATCGAGGAAGATGTGGCGGTGATCGAAGGCGGCGACGAGCTTGATCGCCTTCGACAGCAGCATGCCGTTGCCGAACACGTCGCCCGACATGTCGCCCACTCCGGCGACCCGGATCGGATCCTTCTGGACGTCTATCCCCAGCTCGCGGAAGTGGCGCTGGACCGAGACCCAGGCGCCCTTGGCGGTGATCCCCATCGCCTTGTGGTCGTAGCCGTTGGAGCCCCCGGAGGCGAAGGCGTCGCCGAGCCAGAAGCCGTGATCGATGGCGATCGCGTTGGCGACGTCCGAGAAGCTGGCGGTGCCCTTGTCGGCGGCGACCACGAAATAGGGATCGACGCCGTCGCGGATGACGACCTTGGCCGGATGGACCACCTTGTCCTTGACCAGATTGTCGGTGACCGAGAGCAGGGAGCGGATGAAGATGCGGTAGCTTTCCGTTCCTTCCGCGAGCCAGGAGTCGCGGTCCGACGCGGGGGGAAGCTGCTTGGGATAGAAGCCGCCCTTGGCTCCGGTCGGAACGATCACCGCGTTCTTGACCACCTGGGCCTTCATCAGCCCGAGCACCTCGGTGCGGAAATCGTCGCGCCGGTCCGACCAGCGAAGGCCGCCGCGGGCGACCGGCCCGCCACGCAGGTGGATGCCCTCGACCCGGGGTGAGTAGACCCAGATCTCGCGCCACGGCACCGGCGCCGGAAGGCCCGGCACCTGCGCGGAATCGAGCTTGAAGGCGAGCGCCTCCGCGCCGGCGGGGGAGAAGGCGTTGGTGCGCAAGGTGGCGCGGATGACTCCGCGGATCAGGCGCAGGATCCGGTCCTCGTCGATCGCCGCGACGCCCGCGAGGCCGCGCTCGATCTTGCGCTCGGCCGCCTCGGTCGCCTCGGTCCGGCCGCGCTGCCTGGGATCGTGCATCGCGTCGAACAGCGAGATCAGGCCGCGGGTGACGTCGGGCGCGTGGCGAAGGGCGTCGACCACGGTGATCTGCGAATAGGAAAGGCCGGTCTGACGCAGATAGCGGAACCAGGCGCGGAACAAGGCGACCTCGCGCGGCTCGAGGCTGGCGGCGACGATCAACTGGTTGAACGGGTCGTTCTCGGCCTTGCCTTCGAGCACGTCGGCGACGGCGCGCTCGACGAGGTCGGCGCGCTTGAGCACCGTGGCCGCGTTGCCCCCGCGCGGCATCTGGAGGTCGAAATCGTGGACGAAGCCGGTCGATCCGCCGCGCCCCACGGGCGTCGGCACCTCGTCGAGCACGCGGAAGCCGAAATTCTCGAACACCGGCACGGCCTCGGACAGCGGAATGATCTCCGCGAGCCGGTAAGTCTTCAGGTGGAGGCGGTCGCCGCTCTCGCCGTCGCGGGCGAACAGGCGGACGGCGCGCTCGGCCGGACCTTCGAGGCGGGCGAGGCAGACGACGTCGTGCGCGGCGTCCTCGGAGCCGGTGCGGATCCGGTAGCCTTCGGGAAACTGGTCGAGAAAGGTGATCGCCAGCCGGGTGGCGCGCGCTTCGCCGACCAAGCCTCCGAGCGCCTCCTCCACGCTCGGCACCCAGCCGCGGACCATCGCGTCGAGCCGGCGGTCGAGCGCGGCGACGTCGGGCGTCGGCGCCTTGGCATCGACGTTCAGCGTGTAGCGGACGAGAGCCAGGTCGCCGTCGCCGAGATCGACCGACCAGTTGGTGATCTCGCCCTTGGCGGCCTGCTCGATCATCTCGCCGATGGCGATCCGGCGGCGCGTGGTGAGCTCGTCGCGCGGCAGCCAGACGAAGGCGAACATGTGGCCCTTGAGGATCGAGCGGACCAGGATGAGGGTCGGGCGCGGCCGGTCGGCGAGCGAGATGGCGGTGGCGGCGAGCTCCTTCACCTCCGCGTAGCGAAGGTTGACGAGCAGGTCGCGCGGAAGCCAGGCGATGGCGTGGCGAAGCGCCTTTCCGCTGTGGCCGCTGGGCTCGAAGCCGAAATCCTTTTCGAGGTCGATCAGCACCCGCCGGAGAACGGGGACTTCCTCGATCGGCAGGGTCAGCGCCTCGCTGGTCCACAGGCCCGCATGGACTCCGATGCCGCCGATCTTGCCGCCCTTGCCCTTGAGCGGAACGACGATCAGGTCGAGCGGCACCCGGCGGTGGACCGGAGAGCGAAGATCGGCCTTGGCGATCAGCGGCACCTGCCCGCCCTGCTCGAAATAGCGGATCGCGCCCTCGCTTCCGCCCTCGTCCGTAGGGTCGTCGGAGAGCTTCATGATTCCGAGCCGGTCCGACGGCTTCTTGCCCGGCCGCTCGACCTCGTAGCCGAGCAGGGTCATCGCGCCGTCGGCGAGCCAGTGAAGCAGCGCCTTGCCCTCGCCGTCGGCGAGTGAATCGGCCTGGGCGCGCATATTCTCCTGCATCGCCCGCCAGTCGCCGACCGCCTCGCGCACGTTGGCGAGAACGCGCTGCAATTCGGCGACCAGCTCCGAGCGGCCCTTGGCGTCGGCCCGGTCGACCTCGATATACATCAAAGATTCGCGCCGGGAGCGGTCGTCGCAGAGCGGCTCGAGCCCCTTCAGGGCGCCCTTGGAGTCGCGATCGACGCAGACCACCGGGTGGAGCAGTCGGTGGATGATGAGGCCCCGGGCGGCGATCGCGCCGGCAATGGAATCGACCAGGAACGGCATGTCGTCATTGCCGATGCAGATCCGCATGCGCCGCTGGCCGAGCCGGGTGCCGGTCGATTCGAGCTTGACGATGGCGGTGCCGGGCGGGCGGCGGCCGATCGAGGCCGCGACGAAGGCGGCGGCGGCCTGGCAATCCTCCTTGCCGAAATCCTTGAGCTCCCCGGGGAGCGCTCCGCCGCACAACGCGTCGGCGAGGTTGCCGATCAAGCCCTGGTGAGCGGCATTGCCCGCTACCATGCTGTCCGCTTTCATAAGGTCTCCCGGGATCGGTCCGCGGCGCGAGCGCGCGCCCGGGGCGGCCTATAGACCCGGGCTTACGCTGGCGGCAACCTCACTCGACGACGATTTCGCCCGACATGCCCATGGCCGAGTGCATCATGTGCGTGCAGCGCAGGCGGTAACGGCCGGCCGCGGGCGTCAGCGTGACGTCGACCGCGCCGTGCGAGCCGACCTCGACCTTGCCGTTGGCGACCGGGCCGCTGGCGGCGCCGGCGGCGGCGAAGAATTCCGGCGCCGCGAAATTGTGGCCGCCGCTGCCCGTGTTGACCAGATGCAGGGTGACCGGCTGGCCGGCGGCGAGGTGAATCTCCTCGGGCGCGTAGGCGAAGCTCGACAGCCGGACCTCGACGACGCGCGGCGACTGCTGGGCTTGGGCCGCGGCCGGCGCGGCGAGGAGCGAGGCGAGGACGAGGTTGCGCATGACGAGTCTCCCGGCGGCCCCTGCCGGCGGATCATACCACCAGTGCGAAAAGGAGTTCAATCGTTCCCCGGCGAAGGCCCGTTCCCCGGCGAAGGCCGGAGCCCAGGCGGGCGCGAGCCCGGGTTCGAAAGGGTCTCAGCGAAGATCGGCGCCGAATGCGGATGCCGGCCCTGCCCCCAGAAGCCTTCGGCTCCTGGGCCCCGGCCTTCGCCGGGGAACATTCAGGTGGGGCTGCGCGCAGCCGTGGTGGCTGAGCGACACGGCCGCCGAGATCTAGGCGGCGCTCCATTGGTTTCCCTGAATTGGCGAGAAATTTCAGAGTCATCCCGGCGAAGGGGCACCCCGCAAAGTACTACTTTGCGGGGCCCCCGAAGGCCGGGACCCATGAACTCGGTGTTCGGTGGAAAGACGCAGGTCTGCGCTTCTTCTGGACCCAAAGTGTCCATAGGTCCCGGCCTTCGCCGGGATGACTCCTTTGATTCCCCTTCCAGGGTGAACTTCTGATTGAGCCCGTACCCTAGGCCGCGCTCTTGCGGATCGCCTGGTCGACCAGCCGGGCGTCCGAGACGGGGGCGACTATCGCCAGCCCGTCGCTCTCTCGCCGGGCGACGAGCAGGACGAATTCGCCGTCGCCCTCCACGGCAATGTCGACGCGGGCCAGAGGGCGCGCCGCCTGGAGCTCGGCGCGGATCTCGGTCCAGCGGTCGGGCTTGGGCGCGGGCCGGCGAAGCGCGCGCTCGGCGGCGACGATGCCCTTGAGGCCACCTTCGTGCGCCTCGATCCGCCCCGCGAGCGATCCTTCGGCGACACTTTCGCGGCTCGCCCAGGAAAGGCAGGCGGCGAATTCGGTCAAGCGGGTCTTGTCGTAATCGAGGCCGAAGACGAGCTTGGCGATCGCGGTCATCGGAGCCCGCGCCTGGGCCTTGATCCCGGAATCTTCCAGCAGCTCGGCATAATCATCCGGCTCGGCGGCGGCGGCGAGCGCGAAATCGTGGGCCAGGCCGATCGCCCGGTAGAGCGCCGTCCGGCTGCGCCGATCGCTGTCGCGCGCTTCCTCCGCGGAGGCTCGGGCGAGGCCGAGGCGATCGCCGAGGCCGGGATTTTCGGGCCACAGGCTGAGATTGGAGTCCGGCTCGGCCGAAGCCGGCTCGGGAGCGTCGAAATCGGCGTGCGGGCCGTCGGCCCAGACGAGCGATTCGGCCGCCTGCGGGGCCGGCGCGGCGGCGATGGCGCCACGCACCTGGCCGGCGAGCGCGGAAGCGGTCGCCTCGTCGGCGACCTCCTTCCAGTTGATCACCCCGTAGATGAAGTCGATCGTCTCGCCGTCGGTCGACAGCGGCATGAGGATTCCGCGGTACATGGTGTGATAGCCGCGCTGGCCGACGAACTCGGCCTCGAAGCCGATCGGCGCCGAATTGGCGATGATCTGCAGGTAGTGGTCGGTGAGCCGGGACAGGAGGGAGCGGCTTGGCACCTCGCTGATCCGCCGGACTCCGGCGTCGAGGCCGCATTCGGTGCGCAGCGCGCCGCCGAGATAGGCGATCTCCGGATCCTCGGCGTCGCGCGAAAAATCGAGCAGCACGCTGTGCGGCCCGAAATCCTCGATATTCGCGGGATCGAGATCCTGGATCGAGGGATAGGCTCGGCCCGAGAGGAGCGAGACCCAGTAATTGTAGGCGCGAACGTGCATCCGGCGCTCGTCGACGCCGATTTCGGGCGGCCGCTCCATCGCCGGCTCATCGTCGCCCGCGACGCAGGTGGGCTGGTCCCCGAACTCCCGGTAATTGTCCATATGTTCGGCGCGTCCCTTGCCGCCCTTACGACTGAGCACGGAAGGTGCACCCGGCGTGGTTGATATATGGTTAAGCTTGTTCGCGGGGTTTCCGCGCCGCCCGCGCCGCGCTTGCCATGCCGGGGGGGCGCTGATAATGGCCCCGCTCCCGGGCAGGCCGCTTTAGCTCAGCTGGTAGAGCACATCATTCGTAATGATGGGGTCAACGGTTCGAGTCCGTTAAGCGGCACCACCCCTTTTTCCCCGTTCCATTCGATTCGGCGCGCGGGCGCAGCCTGGCGCTAACGCGGGACCGCGCGTTGCCGGTTGGCTTCCAGCGCGGCCCATCCGTCATTGCGAGCGAAGCGCGGCAATCCAGTGCGGCGTCCGGCGCGGCCTGGATTGCTTCGTCGCTGCGCTCCTCGCAATGACGAAAACCTACGCCTCAGCCCTGTGGGCCGAAATGGCGCTTGGGCGGGGCCTTGCGGTTGGTCTGGACGAGCAGGTCGATCGTCGCCGGGTGGATCGGGTTGGTGAACTGGAAGCCGGCCTTGCCGTCCTCGCACCAGACGACCCGGCTGTTCTGCGGCTCGAGGCCGGGCAGTCGAAGCCATACGATCGTGCCCGCTTCCAGCGCGTTGGGCACGGTGGCCATGAAGCCGTCGGTCGAAAGGTTCATCACCTCGGCATCGAAGATCGAGGCGCCCGGCTCGCGCAGGCGCGCGGCGAGGTTGACGATCCGGCGCTCCGCCGTGCGTCCTTCCGGCGTCGGTAGAATGGCCAATTGTCCACGGCTCAAAGGCTGCACTCCTATGGGGTTCGGCCCGAATAAGGGCATAAGGCTAAGCAAGGCTTAAGCCGCGCTACCGTGCCGAGGGATCGTATCGGGCGCGCGCGGCGTTGTGGGGGCTCATGTGGCGTTGTTGTGGAGCCGTTGTGCAGGCAAAAATCTGGGTTGCGGGCGCGCTGATCGCGCTCGCGGGGTGCGGACAGCCGGCGGGCCAGCGGGGCGCCCCGGCGGCGGCCGAGGCGAACGCCGATCTGCGCCACGCGGTCTCCGATCCGCGAGTCGCGCGCTTCTACGAGGGGCGCGGGTGGCAGAGCGCCTGGTCCCGCGAGAGCGAGCAGGCGCTGCTCGCGGCGATCGGAGAGGCCGACCACCACGCGCTCGACAAGGACGCCTTCCTTCGCCCGATCCAGCAGGCGCCGCGCGGCGCCGCGCACGACGCCGCGCTCAGCCTCGCGGCCATTTCCTATGCCGAGGCGCTGGCGCGCGGGAAGACCGATCCTACGCGGCTCCAGGAGGTCTATACCGTGCCGCGGCCCAATCCGAACCTCGCCGCAGGCCTCGCCGGAGCGCTTCGGGCCGGCAATGTCGGCGACTGGTTGCGCGGCCTCGCCCCGCAGGACTCCGAATATCGCGCGCTTTCGGAAGCCTATCTGGCCGCGAACCGCGAGATCACGGCGGCGACCCAGCATCCGGAGGGATCGCCGCAAAGGCGCGCCGCGACGCCGGCGATCGACCGGGCGCGCGCGCTCGCGGTCAATCTCGAGCGGCGGCGCTGGCTCGAGCGGACTCCGCCGGCGACGCGGATCGACGTCAACACCGCGGCGGCGACGCTCGCCTATCTGCGCGACGGGCAGGTGGCCGACGTCCGCCGAGCCGTGGTCGGCGATCCAGAGCACCAGACGCCGCAGCTCGGCTCGCCGCTCTTCCGGCTCGCGGCCAACCCGACCTGGACGGTGCCGCATTCGATCGAGCAGGCCGAGATCGTGCCCAAGGGCGAGGCCTATATGCGGCGCAACAACATGGAATGGCGCAACGGCCAGATCGTCCAGAAATCGGGGCCGAAAAATTCGCTCGGCCTGGTCAAGTTCGACCTTCGCAACGACGAGCAGATCTATCTCCACGACACGCCCGCCAAGGCGCTCTTCTCGCGCGCCGAGCGGCACGAGAGCCACGGCTGCGTCCGGGTCCAGGACGCGCTCGGCTTCGCCAGGCTGATCGCCGCCGATCAGGGCGTGCTCGATGCGTGGGAGGAGGCGCGGGAGAAGGACGAGGAATCGTTCGTGACCCTGCCGCATCCGATCCCCGTACGGCTGCTCTACCAGACGGCCTTCGTCGACGGCGGCCGGATCGTCTTCGCTCCCGACGTCTATGGCTGGGACGAGGACGTCGCGCAGGCGCTCGGCCTCCCGGCGCGGCCGCGCCGGGCGGCGGCGGCGCGCCACGGCGACGTCGGCCCCTGATGTCCCAATAGGGGGCAGGCCCGATTCCGCGCTGGCGGGGCGCGCCTCGCTTCCTTAGCCCGGCCCGATGCGGTCAGCCTTCCTTATCCTGGGCCTGCTCGCGCCTGCGCCCGCGGCGGCGCAGCGGCTCGGCTATGAAGAGGTGCTGCTCCCGGCCGCGCCCGACCGACCGGCGGCGCCCGCGCCGCTTGCCTATGCCGGCGTGCCCGTCGACGGCGAGGCGGTCCACGCCTTCTACGGCGACCGCATCGAGGCCAGCCCGGAAGGCAACGGATTCGCCTGGGACGTGTCGGCGGAGCTCGGCAGGGGCAACCACCGCCTCTGGCTCGCGAGCGCCGGCGAGGGGGATTTCCGCGGCGGCCTTGGCTATGTCGAGGCGCAGGCGCTCTACAGCCACCCCATAGCCGCAGCCGGCCTTGCCCTCCAGGCCGGCGTCCAGCGCGATTTCCTCGCGCCTCGGCGGACCTGGGCGGTGGTCGGAATGCAGGGCAATGTCAGCACGCCGCTCTATGTCGGCGCCTTCGCTTATTATTCGACCAGGAGCGAGCTGACCGGCAGCCTCTACGCTTATTACGACTGGGAGCCGGTGCGGAACCTGGTTTTCCAGCCCTATGCCGGCTTAGGCTTCGCGGCGGAGGACATGCCTGCGCTCGGCCTCGGCCGCGGCGCCACGGATTTCGAGCTCAGCGCACGGCTGCGCTACCGCATCGCCGAGCCCTTCGCTCCCTATGTCGGGATCAGCCACACCCGCCTGATCGGCCGAACCGCCGATCTCGCGCGGGCAGCGGGAGACGGCACCGAAGCGACCAACATCGTGTTCGGGATCCGCTCCTATTTCTGAGCTCAATGGCAGCTCTTCAGATCGCGGCGCAGAAGCCAGGAATTGACCGGCCAGGCGGCGAGGAAGCCCGCAGGAACCGCGGCCAGGAGCCCGCGCCAGAACATCCACGACAGGATCGAAGGCGCCCCCATCCCGCCCAGCTGATAGTCCGCGAAATTCATGGCGAGCTCCATCACGCCGATCGAAACGACCTCGCCCACCCAGATGATGCGAAGCGCCGCGAGCGCGCCGATCGCGCGGTCCCCCATGACCGGCAGGAGGCCGAGAATGATTCCGGAGGCGTAGGATAGAAGGGTCGCGAGGACGATCGTCTGCCAGGCCGGGAGGCCGATGGTGACGCCGATCGCGAGACCGGCGACCTCGCCGATCACGCAACCGGTGAGGCAATGAAGCGTCGCCTGCGCGGCGAGTCGCCACGGGCCACCGCCCTGTGCCTGATGATGGTGATGATGCGCGTGAGACGTCACGATATTCCCCCATACCCAGATGGGGTATGTTGACATATACCCCGGTGGGGCATAGTTCAAGGTTACGAGATCGAGGAATTGCAGGATGGAACGCGAAAATAGGGCGAGGCTGCTCAACCGGCTCAGCCGGATCGAAGGGCAGGTGCGAGGAGTCGCGCGGATGGTCGAGGAGGACCGTTATTGCATCGACGTGCTCACCCAGCTGCAGGCCGCGCGCGCCGCCCTGGCCAAGGTCGAGACGGAGATGCTGAAGGGCCATCTCGGCCACTGCATCGAAGCGGCGATCGTCGGCGGCGATAGGGCGGAGCAGCGGCGGAAGGCGGCCGAGCTGATCCAGCTGATGGAGCGCACGCGATGAGGGCCATGCTGCTCGCGTCCGCAGTCCTTTTCGCCGGCCCCGCATTGGCGCAGCATCAAGGGCATGCCGGGCATGAGCCCGCGCCGCCACCCCCTGCCGAAGCACCGCAGGCGCCGGCGATGGACCATTCGGCTCATCAGATGCCCGAAGCCCATCCCGGCGAGACCGAGCACCGGATGACCGGCGCGCTCGGCCCCTACGGGATGAGCCGGGAGGCGTCCGGCACCGCCTGGCAGCCCGATTCGTCGATCCACGGGGGGCTTCATGCCATGTCGGGCGACTGGATGCTGATGGGCCACCTCTCTCTGAACGCGGTCTACGACCGGCAGAGCGGGCCGCGCGGGGACGAGATGGCGTTCGTCTCGGGCATGGCGATGGGCTCCGCACGGCGCGACTTGGGGGCCGGCACGTTGCAATTGCGGGCGATGCTGAGTCCCGACCCGTTGATGGGCCGGCGCGGCTATCCGCTCCACCTCGCCTCGGGCGAGACGGCGGACGGGATCACGCCGCTGGTCGACCGCCAGCACCCGCACGACTTCTTCATGGAGCTGTCGGCGAGCTACAGCCACCGGATCGGCGGGGATACGAGCCTGTTCCTCTACGCCGGCCTGCCCGGCGAGCCGGCCTTCGGACCGCCGGCCTTCATGCACCGAATGTCGATCATGGATTCGCCCGAGGCGCCGATCAGCCACCACTGGCTCGATTCGACCCACATCACCTTCGGCGTGGTCACCGCAGGGCTGATCGTCGGCGGGGTGAAGATCGAAGGCTCGCGCTTCAACGGCCGCGAGCCCGACGAGCGGCGCTGGGACATCGAGACGGGCCCGCTCGATTCGACCGCGCTTCGCCTGTCCTGGAGCCCGACGGCCAACCTCTCGCTGCAGGCGAGTTGGGCGCACCTGGTGAGCCCCGAGCAGCTCGAGCCGGGCGAGAATTCGACCCGCTGGTCGGCGAGCGCGATCTACACGCGCCGCTTCGGCTCCGAGGGCTGGTGGTCGACGACTTTGGCCTGGGGTCGGCGATCGGGCGCGCATTCGCAGTTCGACGCCCTCGTTCTCGAAAGCGCGGCGGGAATCGGTTCGTGGACCCTGTTCGCGCGCGGCGAGACGATCGAGACCG
Proteins encoded:
- a CDS encoding DUF4396 domain-containing protein — translated: MSTYPIWVWGNIVTSHAHHHHHQAQGGGPWRLAAQATLHCLTGCVIGEVAGLAIGVTIGLPAWQTIVLATLLSYASGIILGLLPVMGDRAIGALAALRIIWVGEVVSIGVMELAMNFADYQLGGMGAPSILSWMFWRGLLAAVPAGFLAAWPVNSWLLRRDLKSCH
- a CDS encoding copper resistance protein B encodes the protein MRSAFLILGLLAPAPAAAQRLGYEEVLLPAAPDRPAAPAPLAYAGVPVDGEAVHAFYGDRIEASPEGNGFAWDVSAELGRGNHRLWLASAGEGDFRGGLGYVEAQALYSHPIAAAGLALQAGVQRDFLAPRRTWAVVGMQGNVSTPLYVGAFAYYSTRSELTGSLYAYYDWEPVRNLVFQPYAGLGFAAEDMPALGLGRGATDFELSARLRYRIAEPFAPYVGISHTRLIGRTADLARAAGDGTEATNIVFGIRSYF
- a CDS encoding metal-sensitive transcriptional regulator, coding for MERENRARLLNRLSRIEGQVRGVARMVEEDRYCIDVLTQLQAARAALAKVETEMLKGHLGHCIEAAIVGGDRAEQRRKAAELIQLMERTR